The sequence TTTTGCTATTACTTACATATCTCTTAAATTCTCCATATACTTTTGAGCAGACAGGTGGGCCCTTTGGCCCAcgcttttattttatttttctccttaaAAAAAGTAGGGAGTTGGTGGGGATGGTCAGTGGTGGCATTCACCACTCACCCCTACCACTATTATCTTTTAGAGAAGTATAGATATATTTCAAATGGAATTACAGCTGttttataatctagattatgaATATCATCTTTTCCTTTATACAGGAAAGATGGTTGAGTCTCTCAATGTGCTTTTGCACGAGAGCTGAATTGTTCCTCTTTGGTATGAATTGtgatttgttgaaaaaaaaatgagcggaggaatcctttttgtttttccttttatttctcCATCCCCCCCTCTCCTGTTTTGTGTTTGTATGTGGTGAGGGAATTAGGTTGGCCAGTCAGTCAGGATTTCTCTGGGATTTTATCAACAATAAGCACAAGGTTTACAGTAAGATTGTTATGACTGAAAGTTGAGTAGTCAGTTGAAATGCCTAAACTTGAACTGTGTCATGTAGCTACGACAGCTTATTTCCTTCCGCGCCTGTTCTGTATGGTTTGAGCTCGGAAGTATGGTATTTATGTTCAATAAAACAATTCGATGACTGATAATACTGTTTTTCTTGTGACTGTAGGATAGGCTAGTGAAACTGTGGAAAATGCTGGTCCACTCAAGGACAACATTGTGCAAGGGAAGAGTAATCttcagatttttcttttctctgtaGGCCTTTATTTCAGACTGAGACAATTTAGAAGCTAACAGTTATTTGTGCTGTTGGAGATGTAATTTAGATAACAATATGCCATGTACGCTTGGTCCTTGAATGATTGGCTCATTTATGTGGCCTTGTAGTTAGATAGTACTAATATTTTGTTCAATGGAAGTATCGAACTTTGTGGAAATGCCAGAGAATCCACAGTAAAAACCTTGTTCAGAGCCCATGTTTTCAAGCTACGATGAAAATGGTTATGCTTGCTGTGTTTTCCTCACGAGTTCATCGTTACGACAACAAGAATTTAATTTTGTCGATCCTTGGTGATATGATCCTTTGTATGTTATGCTTGCTGTGTTTTCCTCACGAGTTCATCGCTACGACAAGAAGATTTAATTTTTGTCGATCCTTGGTACATCTAGAAAGATGAAGCTTTATGCTATCTTTGTATTACGTGAGATCGTTTTGGTAGGAACGGTCATTTTGAATCGTCATTTAAGTTCTGACTTGTCCATTATATGGACTCCTCAAATACTATTTTGTAAAGTATTACATGTAGCACAGACGTCAATGATGCACTTGTGCTTCACGTTACTTTCTCCCCCTTATTATTCACATGCTTACAGCACGAAAATATTGGATGTCTCAGATCGTTTCCAACACAAACTATTCTGTGTCATCTCATGCATCAAGTTATtagtattatttttcattaCAATAATTTCAAAATGCTGACATTGcccttaaaattattatttccACTACAGCTATAAACTATTCTAGTAAGGCTTCGTTCGATGCAGCATAATAATTGAGCTTTTTAGCAGCACGGAAATCGGAGCAAgcaattaacacatgattaattaataattataacttgaaaaataagttcatttgattttttttcaaaaagttttatataaaaagcTTTTGCAAAAAGCACGTTTTTTAACACTTAGGAAAACATGCTAACGAAAAAGGGGAAAGTTGGAGTTTAGAACGGGGCATGCTGCGTTTGAGCCATtgagagaaagaggagattTCTCTCGTTATCCACGCGCACACTTCCCAAACTtttaaatggtatatttttaaaaaaaattctattgaaaaattgtttaaaataatcatgttaatcaatttttgaagtttaaaataattaatagttaattaatcatatgctaatgactcACCTCATTTTACATATCAGCTGAAAGTAGGGGGTGGAGGTGCTTTCAGTTTGTACTAGAGGGCGCTTTCAGTTTGTACTGGAGCGAAAGCCACTTTTTGGTAGAAACAGCTATGGTTTTTGAGCCCTTTTGTTTAGCTTTTGGGTCAAATATTTATCCACCTACCATTGGTTATGATGCATACCGgttcgttcttttttttccatctcttcCCACCGCGCACTGCTCCTCTTCCTCGCCCGTCAACCGCCTCCCTGCGCGCGTCTGCCTCCCCCCCCTCGCGGCCGCCGAGGCCGATGGCGGGTCGATAGCCATGGCTatctcgatctctccctcttctttttttttcaatgtgtgtatgacatgtagAGCCCGCTTGTAAACGGgattagttattttaaaaacCTCAGCTGTTGAACCAAATGAGCTTTTTCAAAAATCACAACCTATATTATACGGTTATTTCTTAAAAACCACATCACACATTTATCTTTTCAAAAGCCACCGCTCAACCCTCACAAACAATTCCCTCGTTTGCAAGCCAGCCAGCCAGGCAGGCTCGCACGACTTTCCCATTCCGCGTCCCACGTGTCGGCCGTCGGCCACGCTGCACGCACGTCGCCCTCCACTCGTCTCTCCTCCCTTCTTTTATCTTCTCcacttcacctcctcctcctcctcctttttctcGAAGCAGAgccacctcgcctcgcctcgcctcgctccCGCTGccctcaaatccccgatctccCCGACCCGCATCCACACCCACCTCGTGCTCGTCGCACCGCCACCCTCTCGATCCTCGCCACCGCGTGATTCGCCGGCCGCGAGGGGCACCAAGAtctccgccgaccgccgccgtcacccgACAAGGTCAGGACTACCACCGATCGAGTGAGAGGCattgccgcctcctcctccccctactTGCTCTAGTTACTTTTTCAGCCTTGGCTTCAGTGCTGATCTCGATCTTGATCGCGAGATTCGATGAAGATCAGTTAGTTCATCACCTTAGTTAAGCTTGCTCTAGTTGCTTTTTTTAGCCTTGGCTTGAGCTGATCTCGAGATTTGATGAAGATCAGTTAGTTCATCATCTTAGAACATGAGACAGTTTTGGTCATGTTTACGAGTTCCATTCTTCAGTAGCTGAGCCTTTCTAGCTTTCGTCTCAGGCCAGAGATCAGTACATCTGTTCTTGCCTGATCTGACACTGAATTATGCACTGATGAAATCATCACTTGTGGTTTTTGGAAATCTCTCCCACTTTTCGAGTGATTATTATCTCTCCTAGTGTCCTACATGAGTCCAATGACCAATCTATGGTTATCTGGGAGTATAATACTAGGTGTGTGAATTAATCACCAAATTAGGATACTACTACTCTTTTAATGGGGTCGTTTGGATCTCTGACCTTACCAAACTCAACTTTGTTAAACAGATTTTAGTGCTTCACAACCTATTCTTTATATCATATAACAATACTATTCCCCACAAGCTTGTTATGTGATCCATACGAAATTTAAAGTTGTTGCACTAAATATATGTTTGAGAAAGTCAAGTTTTGGTACAACCAGAGTTCCAAATATAATGTTACTATGATCTGTACGAGGCCATATTGTCCTCTTTGTTGAGTATCTTAGCAAATTCATTTGATAGTGAGACTGAACTGAGAAGTGGTAATTGCAGGAACTTGAACAGCCCAGGTCATATTCCAGATGGGGAAAGATAAACAATGCGAAACTGTGGACGCGGTCGGGATGGTGCCaatggaggaagagaagaagtcCAAGGAGGAGATACATCTCAAGATTAAGAGCAAGGACAAGTCTTCAGGTGATGAGGATGAGAAGAAGGAGATTGAGATAGAAGTCAAAGCCAAGATTGTGGACAAGGAAGAGGTGAAGCTTGACTCAGATGATGGCGCAAAGTCCGCGGTAAAAAGTAAGGACTCAAAGAAAgacaaggaaaagaaaaaatcagACAAGAAGGATGATGAacacgacgacgaggatgaagAGGGAAAGAAGAAAGACAAggagttgaaagaaaagaagaaagacaagagtgataagaaggaagaaggcaagaagaaaaaggatggtgatgaggaggaagaaggtaagaagaaagaaaagaagaaagacaaGGATGGCGATGAGAAAGAAGgcaagaaagagaagaagaaagacaaggacggtgatgaggaggaagaaggtaagaagaaagagaagaagaagaaagacaaGGGTGACAAGGAGAAGACGAATGATCCTGCGAAGCTTAAGGCGAAACTGGAGAAGATTGACACCAAGATACAAGACCTTCAAGCTAAGAAGGAAGACATCCTGAGGCAGCTGAAGGAGCAGCTGAAAGAGGAGCTGGAAGGAGGCAAGTCCAAGAATGCCATTGAAGAGAAGCCTGCACAGACATTGGAAAAGGGCATCGAGCACAACAAGCCCATTGAGGAGAAGCCCGCTGAGACAGTGGAAGGGAGCAGGGAGTGCAAGAACAATGAAAAAGAAGAAACTCATGTTGCTGCAGCCTGATCTTTTTGAAACTCTAAATGATGTTCAGAGTTGTGGTTTTTGCTTGTAACAAGAATTGTGATCTGGATCTCTGTGTGCAGCAAAGTATAGATATATCACATACTTTTGAGTGTAAGAATATGGGGGGTGTATCCTTGAGCAGAAAAATAGCCCTGTACTGTATACGGCTGGCTGAGAATAAAAGGATCTTTACTACAGAATGCTTTGTGTTTTCACTCCTGAAAATATATTCTTCAGAGAGTTTCCGTGGTTACTATCTATTTGATGTCACGAGCCCCGGCGTAAGAACGTATGGGATATGAATGTGTGATTGGCGGACGTGGACGAGGGAGTTTGGTGGAACGACGACCCGTGATGAACAGCAAGGGATGAGCAAATAGAGAATAGGAGATGAGAGAACTAGAGATTGAATCTGCTTAATTAAACTCCACCGAAACTGTGCCTCTAAATAGGCGTACACGAATTAACCAATGTGCTAAAAACAAGCTAACAAACTGATAAACAGACTAACAATCTGAACTCATCCAATCGCCGCACTGTAGTCATCCGGCAAGCAGCTTCCGCGCGCTACTCCGCCGTTCCGCCCGGCGACGCTTGCGGAACCACACGCCCTCTGCGACGATACGTAATCCCGACCATGACATTTGAACTATGGTTCTATGATCATATTATTTCCTGACCAGGACAGGTATGCTTGGATATGATCGTCATAACTCAGTTGGCTGCCTTACATGTGCTCATTTGAACTCACATAGTATAAAATGTAGTCTCACCATAAGAACCATATGCTGAAGTTGCAGTAAATATTGAACAAATGTCAGCCAACATTTCTGCTCAAACAAAATCCCTCTTTATACGCTCAATATACATTATGCAACGCCTGCTTATGTTCACCACTATTAAATTAAGTAAATACTCCTTTCTTTGCTCATGTTCACCACTATTAATATACATTATGCTCATGTTCACTATTGAgtacctccttttttttttttggtgagaaaaaaaaactggcagTGTTATCTCCATTGCTAAAggactaaaaaaaaaaattgctaaaggactaaaaaaagaagacataTGCCGTCTGGTAAGATTGCCAACTTGGCTGTTTATTTCGAGCAGATACTCTCCAAATACTTCTCCACGTTGTCTAAGCCGCATAGCTCCTTCACCGTGGGCATGATGGCAGGAACTTCAAGATCAAAGAAGGGAGGTGAAGATCCAGACCTGGAACAGTGATACTCCTCCCTTGCTGCTCTAATTGCTTCCCTTGTTGCACAATGCACCGAGGCAGCAAGTAGCAAAGGTGGCTCCCCAGAAGCTGCAACCAGGAAGCGTTAGTGACACAGAAAGTTGGGAGAACAAAAGGGTGACTATTAACTGTGCCCCAGAAGCTAACACCAAACAGACTTGAAATCAAGACCTAGAAATTACCAAGTATACTGGAGAAAAAGAGAGTATCTACGTTGGTAGTGGGCAGTGTAAAAATTATGACACTGTTAATTGGTTGAATGCATAACAATTGTAGATCTAGGTTTGTAATTTGATATAGCAAAGATGATTCTAATTTCAATAGACCATAATCTTCTTGAGCGATAAATTTGGTTAGTTGTATAGATAGTGGGAAACTAATATGCCAAATTTTTGAGTTAAAACATAACCAAATTTATGAATTGATTGAAGCAAAATACCTTTTGAAGAGAGCACACGTTTCTTGTGGACTCCACTGTTGAGTAGCTTAACGTTGAACTGTTTTGGGATGGTGTCTACCGTAGGAATCTTGTATGTCCAAGTCCCGTCTGAGACAACCAGCCCATCTGAGTTCGTCACATACTCCTCGTTCATGAAATAACCAATTCCCTGGACAAAAGCCCCTTCAACCTGAAAAAGAAGAGAGCAAAGGATCAAATATGTTAATATATAAGTATAGCGTGCCAGTAAAACTAAAAGAAGATGACACATGAACCATTTAATATTAATGCACAACCTGCTACTGACTAGAAGGCTGTAAACCTGACATCAATTTCTGACTTGTCAATTTATTAATAGAGCAAATGGAAAACGGAATTTTAGGTTCTGTACGGAAGAAACTGACGAACCTTTTGAAGGTGAAGAAACAAGAAACTGGTACAAAACCCATAAAATGCTCACCTGCCCCAAGTCAACAGCAGGATTTAAACTCCGTCCACAATCATATATAAGATCGCTACGCAAAATTGTGGTGGCTCCTGTCAGAAGATCAATCTCTACCTGCAATGGCCAATTTCCATTTGAATGAGTAAGCACCAGAGTTTTCTACTATAAATTTCAGTTTGAATGATCATGACCATAAACTTGTATATATTTCAGTTTTCTACTATCTATCGTATATTCTGAAAACAGGGATGAAGTTTTAAGGGCACCTCACTAGCAGCTGCCCCATAGTTTAGATAGGAACCAGAAGCCCCGGGAACGTAGAGTTCTTTAGCTGATAAGTCCACACCTACCATTTTTGCCTGCATATCAGAAGGTTGCAACATATTAAGATATTGAATAAATTACTTTGTGAACATGCAACAGACCATATTATGCTAGCAAGAGGGAATGATTAATTTCCTatgaatacatttttttttcatctgacAAAGCATGCAGAAATTATAATACATTGAggaaaagaagataaatgttCCTTGATAATACAGCTGACCAAGGGAAAtatttccaaaaagaaaatggaaacaaTCATTCTGATAATAGTAGCTAAAAGCGGAAATTATTAAAAACCTGTGAAATAAGCTCATCCCATGAAACTGTTCCTTGTTTTTCTTGCAATTGCTCCTTGAGTGGTTTCAGCCTGTCGACCAAGATATTGCAGGCACGATGAACTGCCTCGCAGCTAGATTCTGATGTTGTACTCCCTGTGGTCCACCCTCCCTGTATCACACTTAGTGTATCTGCTTGAATAATTCTCACTCTCTCCAACAGTTCTTGCCTTCTATCAGTCCAAAGCTGTCCAAGACCGAACGCTGCCATCTGCTTCACTTTTGTCCAAAGCCCTTGGCCAAGTTCAATGCCTCCAACTTCAACAGCAACGGATCCATCATTAAGAATAGACACTTTACCAGGCGTTGGCCGAGATGCGAATTTATGCACTATCGGCATGACAGAAAGCCCCCGCTTTTTCCATCTGTTGCTTTTGTTGAAGGACCGAATCATTTCAAGTTGGTGCTGGTAATTTGCTGATGTAATCAACTGATTGCAGATAGAGGGAAGTGTATACCCCAAGGCATCTTCCATGCATTCACTATGATACAAACTGAGGCTCTCCACTGTGTGAAGATTTCTCTGCCTGACCAAATTAACATCAGTAGAGAGCACAGCAGCAACATGCTCAATAATAGCTTCAGCAACATAAGAACCCTGCACTTCTCCAGGACCCCGCATTGCGGATCTGGTTGCAATGTTTGTTTGGCAGATTCTTGCATCATAGGAGAAGGCACCCCAATTATATTTCTTCAGAGCCTCTATGAAATTGTGAGGAATCACTGGACTAACATCCTGGGTTATTCCGGCATTTACCAACAATTCTATATGTAGCGCTGTGATGTTCCCATCGGATTTGAAGCCTACAGAATAGCGTATTTTCATGGGATGCCGGCCCCCAGTCATTATCATGTCAGTCTTGCGATCAAGATATATTCGGACAGGACGCTGCAACTTAAATGCTGAAAGTGCACAAGCTGTTGCCACCTACAATTAACAAAAACTTAGTATGTGTTTTGCTAACAGTTACTAACCAAACATAGTTGTAAAACAATGACAGATTGAATACTTATGAAGCACCAAAGTTAACAAGGTCAGAAGGTCATCTATGGACTAATAAGACTCTTAAGGCATCAGTAAGATTGCTATTCTCCCTTCCACATGTACTCACTTAGCACTTAAAACTTGACATGAATTCTCTCTGAGAATATTTGATTGATTAAAGTGAACACATATAAAAGTGACCATGCAGCTTTAGTATCAGTGTAATGTCTGCGACATTTTCCTAGAGAAATACGCAAAAAGATCTGCAGAATTTTAAAACATCAAGCACTGTAAATAATGGCAAGTCATGACACTTACTGGTAACGATCTGACAGCTTTGCCTCCAAAGCCACCACCAACTCTTCTAGTAATAACACGGACATTATGACAAGGTAAACCCAGGCATTTTGCAATGGTTTCTTGTGCTACCTCCGGGCACTGGCTTGAGCTATACACGACCATACAGTTATCCTCCTCAGGTATGGCTAGCGCAGTTTGTGTTTCCATGTAAAAGTAATACTGCGAGTGAAGGTTCACCTGCATAAAGTGTTGTCAGCTATTACCTGTAGCAGTGTATGATGATGCCAAAGATATGTGAAAAGGATTAACCACCAAAATGTGAACTTCCAAGGTAATGCAAGGGGAAACATGGTAatgaaagttttaaataattagaagTAGGAATTTGGTCAATAGAGGATGCACAACGTGAGATAACAGGGAGTCATATATGAGAGAGAGCTATACTTCCATTGtccaaaaattatatatacgaGAGAAAGGCCACCCTAGATTGGGCAACagaaaatcaaaagaaaaggtaaataaAAGCCATGCACATTTCACAAATGTTGTTTAAGAAAAATCACTTTAGTCACCTATGATTGAGCAACACAAAAGTAGCAAACATTAAACTACAGATTTGTCAGATTCCACCCTGCATAGGGCCAAACGCCTAGTGCAAAATCATCGGAAGATATTCAAGTGACCAATGATTTATAATACTGGCTAAAGCTCCCACTGTCTACATTGCATTACAACATGGGCACATGGCTAAACAGCAGCATAAAATAGGCGCATGATGTTTACCtcagttgaatatattttctgGTCAGCTTCTTC is a genomic window of Oryza glaberrima chromosome 7, OglaRS2, whole genome shotgun sequence containing:
- the LOC127778821 gene encoding protein PXR1-like is translated as MGKDKQCETVDAVGMVPMEEEKKSKEEIHLKIKSKDKSSGDEDEKKEIEIEVKAKIVDKEEVKLDSDDGAKSAVKSKDSKKDKEKKKSDKKDDEHDDEDEEGKKKDKELKEKKKDKSDKKEEGKKKKDGDEEEEGKKKEKKKDKDGDEKEGKKEKKKDKDGDEEEEGKKKEKKKKDKGDKEKTNDPAKLKAKLEKIDTKIQDLQAKKEDILRQLKEQLKEELEGGKSKNAIEEKPAQTLEKGIEHNKPIEEKPAETVEGSRECKNNEKEETHVAAA